The stretch of DNA TCTTCCTCGGCGCAGGCGCCTATCGCCACCACGTGCCCGCGACGGTGGACACGGTGATCCAGCGCGGCGAGTTCCTGACCGCCTACACGCCCTACCAGCCGGAAATCGCGCAGGGCACGCTGCAGATGCTGTTCGAGTTCCAGACGCAGGTCGCGCGGCTTTACGGCTGCGCGGTGGCGAACGCCTCGCTCTACGACGGGTCGACCGCGTGCTGGGAAGCGGTGGCGATGGCGACCCGCGTGACGAAGAGGAAGCGCGCGGTGCTGTCGGGCTCGCTCCACCCGCATTACGCGCAGGTGGTCAAGACCATGGCCCAGTTCACCGGCGACGAGATCGCGGACGCGCAGCCCGCGATCACTCCGGAAGTCGATCTCGACGGCCTGATCGCGCGGATCGACGAGGACACGGCCTGCGTCGTGGTGCAATATCCCGACATCCTCGGGCGCGTGTGCGACCTCTCGAAAGTGGCCGAGGCGGCGCATGAAAGGGCGCTCTGCTGGTCGCGGTCAACACCGAGCCGGTGGCGCTGGGCGCGCTCAAGTCGCCCGGCGAGATGGGCGCGGACATCGTCGTGGGCGAGGGCCAGTCGATCGGCGTCGGCCTGCAGTTCGGTGGGCCTTACCTCGGCCTCTTTGCCGTGCGCGATCCCAAGCACGTGCGCCAGATGCCGGGCCGGCTGTGCGGCGAGACGGTGGACGCGGCAGGGCGGCGCGGCTTCGTCCTGACGCTGTCCACCCGCGAACAGCACATCCGGCGCGAGAAGGCGACGAGCAACATCTGCACCAATTCCGGCCTGTGCGCGCTCGCCTTCAACGTCCACATGACTCTGCTCGGTGAAAAGGGCCTGCGCGAACTGGCGGCGGAAAACCACCGCCTCGCCTGCCTCGCCGCCGACCGGCTGGCGAAGGTTCCCGGCGTCGAAGTGCTCAACAATTCGTTCTTCAACGAATTCACCCTGATGCTCGGCGGCAAGCCTGCGCGCGAAATCGTGCGCGACCTTGCCGACAGGGGCGTGCTCGGCGGCGTGTCGCTGGGCCGGCTCTATCCCGGCGTCGAGGCTCTGGAACACGCGCTGCTCGTCGCCGTGACCGAGATGACGACCGAAGAGGACATCGAAACGCTCGCGAGCGAACTCGAAACACTGGTCAGGAGACCGACTGATGAACGCGCCCAACAAGTCCGGATGGAAGCCCGCGATGGAAGTCGCCGAGGACGGGATGCATAATGGTCCCGCGACGACGACCGGCAACCGCGCGCTGATGCTGGAAGAACCGCTGCTGTTCGAAATCGGCCATGCCGAGACGACCGGCGTCGACCTTCCCGAAGTCGATCCCGAAGCGCCCAATCGCCTCGGCGGGTTCGAGCGGGCCGAGCCGATCGGCCTCGTCGGCCTGACCGAGCCGGAAACCGTGCGCCACTACACGCGCCTGTCGCGGCAGAACTACGGCATCGACCTCGGCTTCTTCCCGCTCGGTTCGTGCACGATGAAGCACAACCCGCGCCTCAACGAAAAGGTTGCGCGCCTGCCCGGTTTCGCCGACATCCACCCGCTCGCCCCACAGGCCACCGTGCAGGGCGCGCTTCAGGTGATCCATGAACTGGGCGAATGGCTGTGCAAGCTGACCGGGATGCCCGGCGTCGCGATGAGCCCCAAGGCGGGCGCGCATGGCGAGCTGTGCGGCATCCTCGCGATCCGCGCGCGCGCACGAAGCGCGCGGCGACGCGCGCGAGGTCGTACTCGTCCCCGAAAGCGCGCACCGGCCCGCCTTCGCGCGCGCCGGATACCGGGTGGAAGACGCCCCGTCGCCGGCCGGGTGGCCGAGGCCAAGACTTGCCAAGATCAGGAGCGGCTCGGGCCGGACGTCGCCGCGGTGATGATCACCAATCCCAACACCTGCGGCCTGTTCGAAAAGGACTTCCGCGAAATCGCCGATGCGGTCCACGAGGCGGGCGGCTACGTCTATTGCGACGGGGCCAATTTTAACGCGATCGTCGGCCGGGTGCGCCCCGGCGATCTCGGCGTCGATGCGATGCACATCAACCTGCACAAGACCTTCTCCACCCCGCATGGCGGCGGCGGTCCGGCTCCGGCCCGGTCTTTTCGGAAGCGCTGGCTCCTTACGCCCCGCTGCCCTTCGTCAAGAAGCAGGGCGAGGACTATTACCTCGTCGAGGAGGAAAACCGCGAGGAGCGCGGGCCTTCGTTCGGCCGGATGACCGCCTTCCACGGGCAGATGGGGATGTTCACCCGCGCGCCCTCACTGCCTATGCTCTCCACGGTGCGGACGGGCTGAAGCAGGTCGCCGAGGACGCGGTGCTGAACGCGAACTACATCCTCAGGAGCATGGAGGACATCCTCCACGCACCCTTCGCCGACAGCGGCCCGTGTATGCACGAGGCCCTGTTCGGGGACAGGGACTTCGGCGGCGACCTCTCGACGCTCGACCTTGCCAAGGGGCTGATCGACGAGGGCTTCCACCCGATGACGGTCTATTTCCCGCTGGTGGTCCACGGCGCCATGCTGGTCGAGCCGACCGAGACCGAGAGCAAGGCGAACATGGACCAGTTCATCGCCGCCTTCCGCAGCCTCGTCGAACGCGCGCGCGCCGGGGACGAGACGCTCAAGCACGCGCCCTACTATGCGCCGCGCCGCCGTCTCGACGAAACGACCGCGGCGAGGAAGCCGAAACTGAGCTGGACCGAAGACGCGTAAGGCTTACGGGCGGGGCCGGGCGTCCTCCGGCTCCGCCTCCTCGCCTTCCGCCATCGCCTCGCCCCCCACGGCCTCACCGACAAGGATGCGGATTTCCTTGAGGTTTAGGATCGCGACGTAAAAGCCGATCACGGCAAGGCTGCTCGCCCCCAGCACGGCGAAGGCCGCGCCCTTGGCCCCGTTCCAGTCGATCGCCACGTCGAGCAGCACCAGCGAAAGCACGGTCGGCACCGCGCGCACGATGAAGGCCGTGCCTGCGCGCCCCGCCGAAACGAGCAGCGATTCAAGGCTCGCGCCCACCAGTTCGACCGCGCCTGCAATGCTGAGAATGACCATCGCCCAGTAATAGGCGCTGAAATCCTCCTCCGCGATGGTCGCCAGCGCCCAGCGCCCGCCCAGCAGCGCCGCGACCACGGCGATCACGCCCGCGATCACCGCGATGTTCGCCATGCGCCGCGCGATCGACAGCGCGTTCTCCTCGTCGTGGACGAGCTCGGGCAGGATCGCCTTGGAGATCGTCTGGGCGAGCGTCACCAGCGCCTGCCCCAGCTGCGCCGCGACGCGAAAGCCTCCCGCCAACGCCGCCCCGCCGAACGTCCCGACCAAGAGCACGATCACCTGCTTGCCCGCGATGTTGAGCGAGCCCGACATATTGGTCGACCACACGAAGCGCCAGGCATCCGGGTGGCGCGCGGGAATGCGGGTGAGGCTGAGAGCGGAGAGGTCTATCGGCGCATCGCGCGTCGCGACGATCCATAGCGCGGCGGCGACCGCGACTTCGGCGGCGGCCCAGGCGAGGATGAAGCCGAGCACGTCGGGCATCATGAACCACGCCAGCACCGCCCCGCCGGCGCGGATCGCGGGCTGCACCGCCTCGGCCGCGGTCGCACTCGCATAGCGGAAACGCAGCCGCAAAAGCCCCGTCGGCGTGGTGCGGATCGCGGCCAATGAAACGACGCAATAGCCGAAAGCGACCCACAACAGGTCTTGCGGAAGCGGCAGCCACAAGGGCGCGCTCCATACAAGCAGCGCCGCCGCCGCGGTCCCCATGACCACCGAAAGCAGGTCCAGCGCGATGGCGAAGCCCGTCGCCTCGCCCGCGCGCGCCGGGTCCATCACCGGCTCGCCCTCGGCGTCGCGCCCCTTCGCCCCCCAGCGCACGATGAACTGCCACGTCTGGAAATTGGCGAGGCCGGTGACCGTCTGCCCCAGCGCGACGATGATCGCGAAATGGCCGAAGCTTTCGATCCCCAGCGCATTGGTGGCGAGGTAGATGTAGACGAGGCTCATCGCCGCGTTGAAGCCGCGCCCGCCGAGGAGCCAGCCGATATTGGCGAAGAGGCGCTTCATCGCATCCTGCTCTTGTCGTGCGCGCGGGGCTACGCCGCGGGAGCGCTCCCGCTCCGGTCCCCTTCACGGCGCTTCAGGATCTTCTCGGTCACGCCGAGCGTGCGCTCCTCGTCGACATCGATCGCGTAATGCCCGTCGGACAGCACCACGGGGACCAGCTTGAACCCGAAGCGGCGCGAGATCTGGGCGAACAGCTTTTCCTTCGTCCCCCAGCCGAGCCGGAAGCGGATCAGGTTGACGAGGCCGAACGCCTTGATGATGCGGCTGGGGTATTTCATGAACTGCCCGCCCTCGCGCATGATCTCGGCCGCCGACAGCGCCTCGCGGCTGCCGATCC from Erythrobacter sp. encodes:
- a CDS encoding lipopolysaccharide biosynthesis protein, which gives rise to MKRLFANIGWLLGGRGFNAAMSLVYIYLATNALGIESFGHFAIIVALGQTVTGLANFQTWQFIVRWGAKGRDAEGEPVMDPARAGEATGFAIALDLLSVVMGTAAAALLVWSAPLWLPLPQDLLWVAFGYCVVSLAAIRTTPTGLLRLRFRYASATAAEAVQPAIRAGGAVLAWFMMPDVLGFILAWAAAEVAVAAALWIVATRDAPIDLSALSLTRIPARHPDAWRFVWSTNMSGSLNIAGKQVIVLLVGTFGGAALAGGFRVAAQLGQALVTLAQTISKAILPELVHDEENALSIARRMANIAVIAGVIAVVAALLGGRWALATIAEEDFSAYYWAMVILSIAGAVELVGASLESLLVSAGRAGTAFIVRAVPTVLSLVLLDVAIDWNGAKGAAFAVLGASSLAVIGFYVAILNLKEIRILVGEAVGGEAMAEGEEAEPEDARPRP